The following coding sequences lie in one Apium graveolens cultivar Ventura chromosome 1, ASM990537v1, whole genome shotgun sequence genomic window:
- the LOC141719263 gene encoding uncharacterized protein LOC141719263 — protein MEVGSGSLHKDSYMEEDAEVNQRLHLDLLEKVRENSQLRLAAYQQRAARYYNKKVKGQLLKVGDLLLRKVMPNIKNPQHGVFGANWEGPYKIKAIFWKSTYHLEDLERKLVPRAWNAEHLRKYYQ, from the coding sequence ATGGAGGTTGGCTCTGGGTCGCTTCATAAAGATAGTTACATGGAGGAAGATGCAGAAGTTAACCAGAGGCTTCATTTGGATCTCTTGGAAAAAGTAAGGGAAAATTCTCAGTTAAGGCTTGCGGCATACCAACAACGTGCCGCAAGGTATTACAATAAGAAGGTAAAGGGACAGCTGCTGAAGGTGGGAGATCTGTTGCTCAGGAAGGTGATGCCAAACATAAAGAATCCCCAACATGGAGtatttggagctaattgggaaggaccgtacaagATTAAAGCAATTTTTTGGAAGAGTACTTATCACCTTGAAGATTTGGAACGAAAGCTGGTTCCGCGAGCATGGAACGCGGAGCATCTtcgaaagtattatcagtaa